Proteins encoded within one genomic window of Dehalococcoidia bacterium:
- a CDS encoding polysaccharide deacetylase family protein — MAGTFVLSLDTELGWGTVDKYNPSKYLRHLEGTRDAISRLLGLFATYEIPVTWAMVGHLFLNECDHTDGMDSHPDVETGRKLSNGLPWHSADPGTNRITDPFWYGDDILKMILEAKPRHEIGCHTFSHLPFDHPDVDATTVASQLSKCHQVASVANVKLRSFVFPRNRIRHEDLLGENGFISYRGIQENWYAKFPLHLRRAVSLGDRILCLTPTVYPRNKLHIRNGAVNIPASMYLMPPDGVRKFLPGSFRVRQAEKGLVKAVNSDAIFHLWFHPWNAGGTPIIEDWLERILEKVSNFRTNNALRTMTMEQVADERLEGAF, encoded by the coding sequence ATGGCAGGCACATTTGTTCTTTCTCTAGATACTGAATTAGGCTGGGGTACTGTTGATAAATACAACCCTTCAAAGTACCTTCGCCATTTAGAAGGTACGCGCGATGCTATAAGTCGCCTTCTAGGATTATTTGCTACCTATGAAATTCCGGTTACATGGGCAATGGTTGGGCATCTTTTTTTAAATGAGTGTGATCATACTGATGGCATGGACTCGCACCCTGATGTCGAAACGGGGCGCAAATTAAGCAATGGCTTACCTTGGCATTCGGCAGATCCTGGAACTAATAGAATTACGGATCCATTCTGGTACGGGGATGACATTCTGAAAATGATCCTAGAAGCGAAACCGAGACATGAAATAGGATGCCATACATTTAGCCATTTGCCGTTTGATCATCCTGATGTTGATGCGACCACGGTCGCATCTCAACTGAGCAAATGCCACCAGGTAGCGTCAGTAGCAAATGTTAAATTACGGTCTTTTGTTTTTCCGAGAAATCGAATTCGGCATGAGGATTTATTGGGAGAAAACGGTTTTATTTCTTACCGGGGGATTCAAGAAAATTGGTACGCCAAATTCCCTCTACATTTGCGTAGAGCCGTATCGCTTGGCGATCGAATTCTTTGCCTGACACCTACGGTATATCCTCGAAATAAATTACATATACGCAATGGTGCGGTGAATATTCCGGCTTCAATGTACCTGATGCCGCCGGACGGTGTCCGCAAATTCTTGCCAGGCTCATTTCGAGTCCGTCAAGCAGAAAAAGGATTAGTAAAAGCCGTCAATAGCGATGCTATTTTTCACCTTTGGTTTCATCCTTGGAATGCTGGAGGAACACCAATTATTGAAGACTGGCTAGAAAGAATATTGGAAAAAGTTTCTAATTTTCGTACAAATAATGCTCTTAGAACGATGACTATGGAGCAAGTGGCAGATGAGCGATTAGAAGGTGCTTTTTGA
- a CDS encoding formyl transferase, whose translation MSVCILANDDPQSRAMIAGIAKDHSISAIIFEKKPKGSMLKTLKFRIRRLGYKKVIGQLLLLVYEKMFLSKRSLSAIQDSLGSFGPIPTSIPTYTVKSVNSDRTLELLELHQPQICVITGTSIIKPVVLDKCSLFLNIHCGITPAYRGVHGGFWAIKEQDFKNVGVTIHKVDQGIDTGDIVYQEEVSFTKKFETHRTLAAKQYKIGIPLMSKAIDDGLNGRLPSFRRDDLESRQWFSPTLLDYFGFRKILSEIALN comes from the coding sequence TTGAGCGTCTGCATATTAGCAAACGATGATCCTCAATCTAGAGCAATGATAGCGGGCATCGCTAAGGACCATAGTATTTCTGCGATTATTTTTGAAAAAAAACCCAAGGGTTCTATGTTAAAGACTCTTAAATTTCGAATAAGACGCTTGGGTTACAAAAAAGTAATAGGCCAATTACTGCTTCTTGTTTATGAAAAAATGTTTTTGTCCAAAAGATCGCTAAGCGCAATTCAGGATTCCTTAGGTTCATTTGGGCCGATTCCAACTAGCATCCCGACATATACCGTTAAAAGCGTTAATAGCGATCGAACTTTAGAATTACTTGAACTGCATCAGCCGCAAATTTGCGTTATTACAGGAACTTCTATCATTAAGCCAGTAGTGCTGGATAAATGCTCCTTGTTCCTCAATATTCATTGCGGAATTACTCCTGCATACAGAGGAGTTCATGGAGGGTTCTGGGCGATTAAAGAACAGGATTTCAAAAACGTAGGAGTTACCATCCATAAAGTTGACCAAGGTATAGATACAGGCGATATTGTTTATCAGGAAGAGGTGTCTTTTACTAAGAAGTTTGAGACTCATCGAACACTTGCAGCAAAGCAGTACAAAATCGGCATACCTTTAATGTCAAAAGCTATTGATGATGGATTAAATGGTAGGCTTCCGTCATTTCGTAGAGATGATCTTGAAAGTAGGCAGTGGTTCTCTCCAACCCTTTTGGATTATTTTGGTTTCAGGAAAATTCTTTCTGAAATTGCACTTAACTAA
- a CDS encoding sulfotransferase: MKPKFLGIGGQRCGTAWIYNCLDEHPSLCLPQKELNFFVHDEKYDQGTTWYENHFNSCGSATYAGEMSSLYLYDKRAPQRIYDFDPNLKLIASIRNPSDRTYSAYLNGIASGEIPRTKAFEDALNDFPDLLEKSAYSEGLERFKGIFNENLLILVYEEIVANPEKWFSAIYEFLEVDPNFSPTMARVEVNVGRKPKSTWVDQQFNNAGDLARALNLRKLLRWAKKVGIVSKLRNLNTQADNQSIPTEVYKKLNDYFAKDIENTSQISGKPLTKIWLS; this comes from the coding sequence ATGAAACCAAAGTTTCTTGGGATCGGTGGACAGAGATGTGGAACTGCATGGATTTACAATTGCCTTGATGAACATCCGAGCCTATGCCTTCCACAAAAAGAATTGAACTTCTTCGTTCATGATGAAAAATATGATCAAGGTACTACTTGGTATGAAAATCATTTTAATTCTTGCGGTAGTGCAACTTATGCTGGGGAAATGTCGTCACTTTACTTATATGACAAAAGAGCGCCGCAACGCATTTATGACTTCGATCCCAATTTGAAATTAATTGCCTCTATACGCAACCCTTCAGATCGCACTTACTCAGCATATTTAAACGGAATAGCGTCCGGGGAAATACCAAGAACAAAAGCTTTTGAGGACGCATTAAATGATTTCCCTGATCTTTTAGAAAAAAGCGCTTACTCTGAGGGGCTTGAGAGATTCAAAGGCATCTTTAACGAAAATTTGCTTATATTGGTATATGAAGAAATAGTAGCTAATCCCGAAAAATGGTTCTCTGCTATTTATGAATTCTTGGAAGTTGATCCAAATTTCAGCCCGACAATGGCAAGAGTCGAAGTAAACGTGGGTCGGAAACCTAAGTCAACCTGGGTTGATCAACAATTTAACAATGCAGGTGACCTAGCCAGAGCACTTAACTTGCGTAAATTACTACGATGGGCAAAAAAAGTTGGGATTGTCTCAAAGCTACGAAATTTGAATACCCAAGCAGATAACCAATCAATACCGACAGAAGTTTATAAAAAACTCAACGATTATTTTGCAAAAGACATAGAAAATACTTCACAAATTTCAGGGAAACCATTAACCAAAATTTGGCTTAGTTAA
- a CDS encoding glycosyltransferase family 4 protein, with translation MRLAMIITKVDSADSVYGSNIAWIRSLAQRVEHLTVIGMSVGDYQLPNNVSVFSMAKEKGASKLIRFLNLQRVMLPLLLLRKVDGVFIHQGQIWGLLIFYAKVRRIPVILFKAHGSMPPTVKHYLPFFTAITTTTDDTFPIDTDKKIAVGQGIDTGKFVKLSSPAEPRLIVSAGRISKVKGYEVLIEALGILNKGNNDPIYLKIYGEAYSNYDLSLLVKLKRKISDLNLAHTVSLEGVIANDRMPEMLNSAALYVNASTGPSALDKSVLEAMACELPVISCNPKFRPLFKDYDSLLYCPPNEAHLLAEKIEKFFTLSVTERNQIGNDLRSVVVADHDVNRLMDRVIEIFKNFSIAQS, from the coding sequence ATGCGACTAGCCATGATAATTACAAAAGTAGACTCCGCTGATTCAGTGTATGGCTCAAATATTGCGTGGATCCGATCACTAGCTCAACGAGTTGAGCACCTCACAGTCATTGGAATGTCTGTTGGAGATTATCAACTTCCAAACAATGTCTCCGTATTTTCCATGGCCAAAGAAAAAGGTGCCTCTAAACTCATACGGTTTCTCAATCTTCAACGAGTAATGCTTCCATTGTTATTACTTAGGAAAGTTGATGGGGTTTTTATCCACCAGGGGCAGATATGGGGCTTACTTATATTCTACGCAAAAGTACGCCGTATTCCTGTCATCCTATTCAAGGCGCATGGCTCAATGCCTCCAACTGTAAAGCATTATTTGCCCTTTTTTACAGCAATCACTACTACTACTGATGATACGTTTCCGATCGACACAGATAAAAAAATTGCGGTGGGTCAAGGAATCGACACTGGAAAATTTGTAAAGCTTTCTAGTCCTGCTGAGCCCAGGCTTATAGTCTCTGCTGGACGAATATCCAAAGTGAAAGGCTATGAAGTTCTTATCGAGGCCCTTGGAATTCTGAATAAGGGAAATAATGATCCAATTTATTTGAAGATTTACGGGGAAGCCTATTCGAATTACGACCTGTCTCTGCTCGTTAAACTAAAGCGCAAAATATCTGACCTAAATTTGGCACATACTGTCAGTTTAGAAGGTGTAATAGCTAATGACAGGATGCCAGAAATGCTGAACTCCGCAGCTTTATACGTCAACGCTAGTACTGGGCCTAGTGCGCTAGACAAATCAGTTCTCGAAGCTATGGCGTGCGAATTACCTGTAATTTCGTGCAATCCAAAATTCCGCCCATTATTTAAAGACTACGACTCTTTACTTTACTGCCCTCCCAATGAAGCCCATTTACTTGCAGAAAAAATTGAAAAGTTTTTCACATTAAGTGTTACAGAGCGAAACCAAATAGGAAATGATCTTAGATCAGTTGTGGTAGCAGATCATGACGTGAATAGGCTGATGGATCGAGTAATCGAAATTTTCAAAAATTTTTCAATTGCGCAAAGCTAG
- a CDS encoding sugar transferase has translation MTTKLLLKRIFDLLILLFAHVLLAPIWVLIWIGIPVLIYADSGSPIFYRQQRAGKDGKTFTVLKFRTMVKNADDLGPAWTTASDPRITKIGRILRPTALDELPQIINIFKGEMSFVGPRALAQKELDELAPKSYNLSKRFLVPAGLTGLAQINARRDDIEAKIRNDIEYVEKLSIWLDITIILRSVYRTIRGKWDDNAKLPLDSD, from the coding sequence ATGACCACGAAGTTACTTTTAAAACGAATTTTTGATCTCCTTATACTCCTCTTTGCGCATGTGCTACTTGCACCCATTTGGGTTTTGATTTGGATTGGAATCCCCGTATTGATTTATGCTGACTCAGGATCACCTATTTTTTACAGGCAACAAAGAGCTGGAAAAGATGGAAAAACTTTCACTGTATTGAAATTTCGCACTATGGTAAAAAACGCCGACGATTTAGGTCCCGCATGGACTACCGCGAGTGACCCACGAATTACAAAAATTGGTCGTATCTTAAGACCAACAGCATTAGATGAATTGCCGCAAATAATTAATATCTTCAAGGGTGAAATGAGTTTCGTTGGTCCTCGAGCTCTTGCTCAAAAAGAATTGGACGAATTAGCTCCTAAATCCTACAACCTGTCTAAGAGGTTTTTAGTACCAGCAGGATTAACAGGATTGGCGCAAATAAATGCAAGAAGAGATGACATTGAAGCAAAAATTCGCAACGATATCGAATATGTTGAAAAATTATCAATATGGCTTGATATCACTATCATTCTCCGCTCCGTCTATCGAACAATCCGAGGGAAATGGGACGATAATGCAAAGCTCCCATTAGATAGTGATTAA
- a CDS encoding nucleotide sugar dehydrogenase, with translation MTYHDQNITIIGQGYVGLQLAVAFSKEITVIGYDLDISRITELQRNYDRYEEVPEQILKSCKVEFTTDPSSLNNADAIIVAVPTPVDKDNTPDLRPLENACISIGHALRVRASSSKPLIVFESTVYPGCTEDYCVPIIENESGLTSSKDFTVGYSPERVNPGDTEHTLSNVIKIVSGQDHITCERLASLYSHVAKSGVHKASSIKTAEAAKVIENIQRDLNIALMNELAFLFNELGIETSSVLEAASTKWNFLQFKPGIVGGHCIPVDPYYLTYIAKQIGFNPEVILAGRHTNNTMPEKLAIQIKKLYSNAAKDVKGSHILILGATYKENVKDFRNTPVVELNNKLITYGANVVVYDPLASSEDLEHLGLKPAPSDVLGYENSFDCLILAVPHKDLAQMTYKQYVSLLNTHNAAGIILDIKGVLKPDSRDDIIYWRL, from the coding sequence ATTACCTATCACGACCAAAATATAACGATCATCGGCCAAGGATATGTTGGCCTTCAACTTGCAGTAGCTTTCTCTAAAGAAATAACAGTAATTGGGTATGACCTTGATATAAGTAGGATCACCGAATTACAAAGAAATTATGATCGTTACGAGGAAGTACCTGAGCAAATCTTAAAATCTTGCAAAGTAGAATTTACTACAGATCCTTCGAGTCTAAATAATGCCGATGCCATAATTGTGGCAGTACCAACCCCTGTTGATAAAGACAATACACCCGATTTAAGACCATTAGAGAATGCGTGTATTTCTATAGGGCATGCATTACGGGTTAGGGCAAGTAGCTCTAAGCCTCTGATTGTGTTTGAATCGACAGTCTATCCCGGATGTACTGAAGATTACTGTGTACCGATAATTGAAAATGAATCAGGCCTAACATCCTCCAAAGACTTCACTGTCGGCTACTCACCTGAAAGAGTTAACCCTGGAGACACAGAACACACCTTGTCTAACGTCATTAAAATCGTATCCGGACAAGATCATATCACGTGCGAACGCTTAGCTAGTTTGTATTCACATGTTGCCAAATCAGGAGTGCACAAAGCCTCCAGTATTAAAACTGCAGAGGCCGCAAAGGTAATTGAAAATATTCAGCGTGATTTGAATATTGCGTTAATGAACGAGCTTGCATTTTTATTCAATGAGCTAGGAATAGAAACTTCTTCCGTTTTAGAAGCGGCTTCTACTAAATGGAATTTTTTGCAATTCAAACCTGGCATAGTGGGCGGGCATTGCATTCCCGTTGATCCATACTATTTAACCTATATCGCAAAACAAATTGGCTTTAATCCAGAAGTAATACTAGCTGGTCGCCATACGAACAACACCATGCCTGAAAAGCTCGCAATACAAATTAAAAAACTCTACAGTAATGCGGCAAAGGATGTTAAGGGATCTCACATTCTGATACTTGGTGCAACCTACAAAGAAAACGTGAAGGATTTCCGCAATACCCCCGTAGTAGAGCTAAACAACAAACTTATCACCTATGGAGCCAACGTAGTGGTCTATGATCCCCTTGCGTCTTCGGAAGATCTAGAGCACCTAGGACTCAAACCTGCGCCTTCTGATGTTCTAGGTTACGAAAATAGTTTTGATTGTTTAATTTTAGCAGTCCCACACAAAGATTTAGCGCAAATGACCTATAAGCAATACGTAAGCTTGCTCAACACACATAATGCTGCTGGGATAATTCTTGACATAAAAGGTGTGCTAAAACCAGATTCGCGCGATGATATTATCTACTGGAGACTGTAA
- a CDS encoding CDP-glycerol glycerophosphotransferase family protein yields the protein MSKVLILIRYGMTARTFLRTRFLESLLEANIKVVVACPAYDDPKFLKEMTEKGVELHPEPILKKRFPERVYSSLANSLSFEHPGTTKTLTTKWLHEGLIKPESGYTSRLFDFIIRGLSGLLNLHRSRKFRRILLKMDPIFCKHPEIEDLFNRVQPDLFISAYPFEPDSHYIAEAKKRGIPTIGAVKSWDNLTSKTRVASEPNHWITWSPQMKHEAIKYHYVDPVKIEITGTPQFDFFFQEHKFPSRAAFMKRIGVNPKKKLIVYSPGTSWTFSDDANLRKIHKVINDKNFPFDCHLHIRKYPKSNAEYSKIEKELGLTVEDAGSVVPKWADRFDQSPEELIHLRELMHFSDVVIQVSSSIAVDAACEDTPCIAFHLDKYDKNVPWAHRAKRCYSAEHNMQLIESKGMRVVETQESLKDWLIQYLTHPETDKEGRQSIVTNILWKPDGLAGNRLAKVVMDWLP from the coding sequence ATGAGTAAAGTCTTAATTTTAATTAGATATGGGATGACTGCAAGAACGTTTCTACGAACAAGGTTCTTGGAGTCACTCCTTGAAGCCAATATCAAAGTAGTAGTGGCTTGTCCCGCATATGATGATCCAAAATTCCTCAAGGAAATGACTGAAAAAGGAGTGGAATTACATCCAGAGCCTATTCTTAAAAAGAGATTTCCGGAGCGAGTGTACAGCTCATTAGCCAACTCTCTAAGCTTCGAGCATCCAGGAACCACAAAAACCCTGACTACAAAATGGCTTCATGAAGGGCTAATAAAGCCCGAAAGTGGCTATACATCCCGATTATTTGATTTCATTATTCGCGGGCTTTCAGGGCTGCTCAATCTTCACCGCTCGCGCAAATTTAGACGAATACTTTTAAAAATGGACCCCATTTTTTGCAAGCACCCAGAAATTGAAGATTTATTCAATCGAGTTCAACCTGATTTATTCATATCAGCATACCCATTTGAACCAGATTCCCATTATATTGCCGAAGCAAAAAAACGAGGAATTCCGACTATTGGAGCTGTGAAAAGCTGGGATAATTTGACCAGTAAAACAAGGGTAGCAAGCGAGCCAAACCATTGGATTACTTGGTCTCCACAAATGAAGCATGAAGCCATCAAGTACCATTACGTAGATCCTGTAAAAATAGAAATAACGGGTACCCCGCAATTTGACTTCTTTTTTCAAGAACATAAATTCCCTTCACGCGCTGCATTTATGAAGAGGATAGGAGTCAACCCTAAGAAAAAGCTTATCGTTTACTCTCCAGGTACTTCTTGGACATTTTCCGATGATGCCAATCTACGAAAAATACATAAAGTTATTAACGATAAGAATTTCCCTTTTGACTGCCATCTACATATCAGAAAATACCCGAAATCAAACGCTGAATACTCGAAAATTGAGAAGGAATTAGGTTTAACTGTTGAGGATGCTGGCTCAGTGGTGCCTAAATGGGCAGACCGATTCGATCAATCTCCAGAGGAGTTAATTCATTTACGTGAACTGATGCATTTTTCGGACGTAGTAATACAAGTGAGTTCTTCCATTGCTGTAGATGCGGCTTGTGAAGACACCCCATGTATAGCATTCCATTTAGATAAATATGACAAAAATGTTCCATGGGCTCATCGTGCGAAACGCTGCTATTCTGCTGAGCACAATATGCAACTGATTGAATCGAAGGGTATGCGAGTAGTTGAAACCCAAGAAAGCTTAAAAGATTGGCTCATTCAATACCTGACTCATCCAGAGACCGATAAGGAAGGTCGGCAATCTATTGTAACTAATATCTTGTGGAAACCAGACGGACTCGCAGGGAATAGGCTCGCAAAAGTAGTAATGGATTGGTTACCATAA
- a CDS encoding glycosyltransferase produces the protein MNILFVTPHMITGGTERMIADLGKGLLSNGHNVGIATSGGHLLNEMAAAGAKVHVKPSLAKRKPHNLFINGLWLSKVVRENQYNLINSHSLLTTWVSKIGAAVSMRSPRKIYTMHLIENPKAFKYIRIMTNLTSDSIITVSESNKSRLIETGIKASKINVIHNGINLDKFPYFQRKPTNEPTIGIVARMIPRKGHEILLRAISNLSRKFNGDWAKLMIIGWGPLEEQLKSLCYELKIEHIVQFLGDRHDVPELLQKMDILVLPSFYEGFPISIIEGMATGLPVIATNIDGIPEIINPGANGLLVAPGEVEDLEIALANMLGNYDLRVELGNEASTIARKHFSISRMTEETERVFMAALK, from the coding sequence ATGAATATTCTTTTTGTGACACCTCATATGATTACAGGCGGAACAGAAAGGATGATTGCTGACCTTGGGAAAGGCCTGCTAAGCAATGGTCACAACGTAGGAATTGCCACGTCAGGCGGGCATCTGCTTAACGAAATGGCTGCAGCTGGAGCAAAAGTGCATGTCAAACCTTCATTGGCAAAAAGAAAACCTCACAATCTATTCATAAACGGGCTTTGGCTATCCAAAGTTGTAAGAGAAAACCAATACAATTTAATCAATTCTCATTCATTATTAACTACTTGGGTATCAAAAATTGGAGCCGCTGTAAGCATGCGATCTCCACGCAAAATTTACACAATGCATTTGATTGAGAATCCCAAAGCATTCAAATACATACGAATTATGACAAATCTAACAAGCGACTCAATTATTACTGTCTCAGAAAGTAATAAATCCAGGTTGATTGAAACAGGTATTAAAGCAAGTAAAATTAATGTTATCCACAATGGGATTAATCTCGATAAATTCCCATATTTCCAACGAAAACCTACCAACGAGCCAACTATTGGGATAGTTGCAAGAATGATTCCAAGAAAAGGACATGAAATCCTTCTGCGCGCAATTTCCAATCTTAGTCGCAAATTCAATGGGGACTGGGCGAAGCTAATGATTATTGGCTGGGGCCCGTTAGAGGAACAATTAAAGTCGCTTTGCTATGAATTGAAAATCGAGCATATCGTTCAATTTTTAGGTGACAGGCATGACGTGCCTGAACTTTTACAAAAAATGGATATCCTCGTTTTACCATCCTTTTACGAAGGTTTTCCGATATCAATCATCGAAGGTATGGCTACAGGCCTTCCTGTAATAGCTACAAATATCGATGGGATTCCCGAAATTATAAACCCGGGAGCTAATGGTCTCCTTGTAGCACCGGGAGAGGTTGAGGACCTAGAAATAGCCTTAGCAAATATGCTTGGGAATTACGATTTAAGGGTTGAATTAGGCAACGAAGCATCAACTATCGCTCGAAAACATTTCTCAATAAGCAGGATGACTGAAGAAACCGAGCGTGTCTTCATGGCGGCTTTGAAATGA
- a CDS encoding glycosyltransferase family 4 protein, whose amino-acid sequence MRICRITKRYPPLIGGLENHVRSLSIQQAKNDNHVDVFIMFGKAEQADHPNLRVIQVPGSRLAKLFKSESAISIFSAICFFWKVSRFHKVHHYDIIHIHGDWVEANLARVLSWILKVPAVIHVHSGLNQSKLYKFFARRSFPHAGGVIVQSSDLLKEMGSFGVPNSKIQQLHSGIWYEQFKLSKNPTNELPLRLIAIGRLHKMKGFGYLITAVSQFANTDVTLDIAGEGPERANLQKAADESNTTITFLGVVKHDQIPNLLSRYDAIVVPSVVLTGQTETTPTVILEAMATGLPVIGSEIAGIKDIIKQNINGYLVPERDSDKLAQAINTMISSPDLTKKIRQNNRKISRNFDWSIIAKKVDMAYISSGANHN is encoded by the coding sequence ATGCGTATTTGTAGAATAACTAAACGCTACCCTCCTCTTATAGGCGGATTAGAGAATCACGTCCGTTCATTGAGCATACAACAGGCAAAAAACGACAATCATGTGGATGTTTTCATTATGTTTGGAAAAGCAGAGCAAGCAGACCATCCAAATTTAAGGGTCATCCAAGTTCCAGGTAGTCGCCTCGCTAAGTTATTCAAAAGTGAAAGCGCCATATCGATTTTCAGCGCAATATGTTTCTTTTGGAAAGTTAGTCGTTTTCACAAAGTGCATCACTACGACATTATTCATATACATGGCGATTGGGTAGAGGCGAATTTGGCTCGGGTGCTCTCTTGGATCCTAAAGGTTCCTGCAGTTATTCATGTTCATTCGGGATTAAATCAAAGTAAGCTGTATAAATTCTTTGCAAGAAGGTCATTCCCTCATGCTGGAGGCGTAATTGTTCAATCCTCTGATTTGCTCAAGGAAATGGGTTCATTTGGAGTTCCTAATTCAAAAATTCAGCAATTACACAGCGGAATTTGGTACGAGCAGTTTAAGCTCAGTAAAAATCCGACCAATGAGCTACCATTACGATTAATTGCAATTGGTCGCTTACATAAAATGAAAGGTTTCGGTTACCTAATTACTGCTGTATCTCAATTTGCTAATACTGACGTAACTCTTGATATAGCCGGCGAAGGCCCCGAACGAGCTAATCTCCAAAAAGCAGCTGATGAGTCAAATACAACTATTACTTTTTTAGGCGTCGTAAAGCACGATCAAATTCCAAATCTCTTGTCTAGGTACGATGCAATAGTTGTTCCATCTGTTGTACTAACCGGGCAGACAGAAACTACGCCCACAGTAATATTAGAAGCAATGGCAACGGGGCTACCCGTAATCGGAAGTGAAATAGCTGGGATAAAAGACATAATCAAGCAAAATATAAATGGCTATCTAGTACCAGAACGGGACTCAGATAAATTAGCGCAGGCGATCAACACGATGATATCTAGCCCTGATTTAACAAAAAAGATTCGGCAAAATAATAGGAAAATTTCCAGGAATTTTGATTGGTCTATCATCGCAAAAAAGGTAGATATGGCTTACATTTCTTCTGGTGCCAATCATAACTAA
- a CDS encoding FAD-dependent oxidoreductase, with protein sequence MNSNYKVAVVGGGIFGAAAAIEIATLNVDVTIFEREHDLLQAASGINQYRLHRGYHYPRSTETALSSKEAEPEFASRFSPAIVQGAEHYYSIAAENSKVSPEQYIKFCQETNLYHQEVELPLVSPKVAVTLRAEEYLFDPGTLRQLVHKELDNAGVKIKLQTNATKSILNKFDFVVIATYASSNELVSQLELPVQEYQYEVCEKPIVRMPKSFGRVSIVVMDGPFMCIDPYGHSDLFVLGNVVHAIHSVNDGHEPQVSPTIAPMLNRGIITNPSVSNFNHFIESGQAFIPALSEAEFVGSMFTVRTVLPRRDLTDERPTEVAQLSPSVIRLFSGKIGTSIHAAKSAAAIVRQQIA encoded by the coding sequence GTGAATTCAAATTACAAAGTCGCTGTTGTAGGGGGAGGAATTTTTGGAGCTGCTGCAGCGATTGAAATTGCTACCTTAAATGTTGACGTCACTATCTTTGAACGAGAACACGATTTATTACAAGCAGCTTCAGGTATTAACCAATACAGATTACATCGCGGTTATCACTACCCAAGAAGCACGGAAACCGCACTTTCATCTAAAGAAGCAGAACCTGAATTTGCATCTCGATTCTCGCCCGCAATTGTCCAAGGTGCAGAGCATTACTACTCCATAGCGGCTGAAAACAGCAAAGTATCGCCCGAGCAGTACATTAAATTCTGCCAAGAAACCAACCTCTATCACCAAGAAGTTGAGCTTCCGCTTGTATCTCCCAAAGTCGCGGTCACCTTAAGGGCTGAAGAATATCTATTCGATCCTGGCACGCTTCGTCAGCTTGTCCATAAGGAATTGGATAACGCAGGGGTAAAAATAAAACTACAGACAAATGCAACGAAGTCTATATTAAATAAATTTGACTTCGTCGTTATTGCTACTTATGCATCCAGTAATGAATTAGTATCTCAGCTCGAACTTCCCGTGCAGGAATATCAATATGAAGTATGTGAAAAACCTATTGTAAGAATGCCAAAATCATTCGGGAGAGTAAGCATTGTTGTAATGGATGGACCCTTCATGTGTATTGACCCTTATGGCCACTCTGATCTCTTTGTTCTAGGTAACGTGGTACACGCCATACATTCAGTAAATGATGGGCATGAACCTCAGGTCAGTCCCACCATAGCGCCCATGTTAAATCGTGGAATCATCACAAATCCGTCCGTATCAAACTTCAATCACTTTATCGAATCTGGCCAAGCATTCATCCCTGCTCTATCTGAGGCCGAATTTGTAGGTTCAATGTTTACAGTGAGAACCGTTCTCCCAAGAAGGGACCTAACCGATGAACGACCTACTGAAGTTGCTCAATTATCACCTAGTGTTATAAGGCTTTTTTCTGGGAAAATAGGGACAAGTATCCATGCAGCTAAATCTGCAGCGGCAATCGTGAGGCAACAGATTGCATAA